The genomic stretch GAGGAACTTCCTCAAAGCACGAATGAACAGAATGAACGAGTAGGTCCCTAAGTGTGGTCCTTGGGCCTTCGGCACCAACATCATCGGGGtacttgttagaaatgccaaaCCTCAGGCTCCCCGTGTAATCACAACCTGTAGCGTTTGTCCCGACAGATTTCATAGGCCCTTTCGATGACTTGCTGCATGCTAAAGTTGGACTATCACTAAgcggagaagaaggagaaatagtAACTAAATGAAGTTACCTTGACTAAGATCCATACACATTTCAAATGcatccccccaccaaaaaacagacagacagacagacagacaaacaaacaaaaaacatgtgcTATAGATCTCCCAGCTCTGGAGATAAATTCTGAGGAGAGGCACCTTCTGATTATTCAACATATCCTTTTTGCTCTGTGGAAGAGTATTTTCAATTAAGAATgacataagaataaaaatgaggCTAAGTTTTTCGGACCGTAAAGACCATccagagaaatgcaacagaaaaataTGTGACGGCAAAGTTAGCACTTAATGAACTACGACTCAGGGCAGTGACGGGAACCGTACAGACAATGGCCTGCCACGGTTTCAGGGTAGACAACGTGATCCCAAAGGTAGAAACACCCAGGAAAACCCATGCCAGTGGCAGGGATCAacaacatcacacacacatagacaGCTGTCCCCTTCCTCATTGCTCAACAATGACCCGTAATATAGGGCCTTTTCCTCTTGTCTTGTGCCACTTCTCACATGCCACACGGTGCACGTGGGATTTCCTCCCCGCTGATCACGGGAAGAAATGCACGACCAGAGATGTGTTGGCCCGGATCCCATCCTGCTAGGGGatccaggaggggagaggaagaaatgtaATTGCAAAGGCCACCTGTCACATAACAGCCCtctgtggaggaagaggaggagacgGCGGTCCAGAAGATGCCAGTGGGTGTGAGTCAGGAGGAAAAAGGAGGCCAGATAGAATTGATCAcatctagaaaagaaaatttgtttccCATGAGTTTAAACCATTACATAGACAAACACTGTTGAGTACCTGATAATTACTTAAATGTTAGGTAAACAACAACAAGGAAGATGTGTTGACAAACCACCCTGTTCGGGCGGTATATAGAGGCCATGGCGCAAGGAGACCTCCACACTCAAGACCTTCACTTTCCTGCAAACCCACCCAGAACCTCCACCCTCTGACACCATGGTCAACTCCTGTTGTGGCTCCGTCTGCTCTGACCAGGGCTGTGGCCAGGAGACCTGCTGCCGCCCCACCTGCTGCCAGACCACCTGCTGCCACCCCAGCTGCTGTGTGTCCAGCTGCTGCCGCCCCTCCTGCAGTGGCTCCAGCTGCTGCGGCTCCAGCTGCTGCAGGCCCAGCTGCTGCATCTCTAGCTGCTGCCGCCCCACCTGCTGCCAGACCACCTGCTGCCGCCCCAGCTGCTGCCAGACCACCTGCTGCAGGACCACCTGCAGCCGCCCCAGCTGCTGTGTGTCCAGCTGCTGCCGGCCCTCCTGCGGTGGCTCCAgctgctgtggctccagctgctgcaggCCCAGATGCTGCATCTCTAGCTGCTACCACCCCACCTGCTGCCGCCCCAGCTGCTGCATCTCCAGCTGCTGCCGCCCCTCCTGCGgtggctccagctgctgcaggCCCAGCTGCTGCATCTCTAGCTGCTGCCGCCCCACCTGCTGCCAGACCACCTGCTGCAGGACCACCTGCTGCCGCCCCAGCTGCTGTGTGTCCAGCTGCTGCCGCCCCAGCTGTTGCTAGACCACCTGCTGCTGCCCAACCTGCTCTAGTGGCTTCTGCTGCTGAGTATCCTGGCCAGCACCCCGCTCTCTTTCATCAGCCAATCTTCTTGATGTAGTCCAACCGCGAGCTGAATCATGAGAGGCCAACTGAGGTCAAACCTCAGTTCCGGCGGACTTTTCAACTGAGTTGGCCTCCAAACACGGCCCCTCACCACcaacaccctcctccccacctccttcttaCTAGCTCCCTCCCAAATGAATACAGAGCTTGAACGTTCTCTGAGATCTGTCAACCAGCATGTCATCCCAATCACATTTTTGTTTCCTGCCAGGTTTCCTCATATGGAGATGTTCCTAtatcttaaataaatcttaaactcTCCAGGCATACAGATCGAAGGGCACTGTGTCTCATTAGTTTTCCCTCATGAACTGTTATCCGTAGCTGTCGGATTGTGGTTCTGGTGTTCCCTGCAGAAAGAGGAGTCCACAGTAGATGACTTTCAGATTTGCACCGCTATTCCCCCAGCACTCCCCGTGCTCACACTGACACTGGTGGGCTACAGCCAGCACCTGGAGCTCTCTGCGGAGGGCTTTGTCTAGGTGACGGAGGAAGCTCTCGGCAGGCCAGAGGTAGGGAAAGTAAGTCTCTAGGAGAAGTCCTCAACCAGTGGGCAGCACCTGGTGGATAAGCGCCCTAGCCTCTTTCCCCTTCAGTGGGGCGTGTGAGACCAGAGGTCCTCAGCCAGGACGGAACCCCAGGCTCCTACAGGAGTCATGCGCTCTTGAAATCGTTCTGGTTTGGCTCCCATCCCTTCCCTGCATCGTTTCTCAGGTTCCCTACAGCACTTCTTGAGATCATCTCCCAAACCAACTACTTGCTCTCAAACCCCTGTTTTGTGAGTCTGCTCCTGACATCACCCTAACACCAGCGTTCTGAATCTCAGTATCAGTGCCTTCAAAACATTTCCATACAAGAGGAATGGTAACAATGGTGGCAGTCAACTCTTGGAACCTATTCTCCATGGATGCACTTAATCTTTTCACAGTATGCTGTTTCTTCTTACCGTTCTTTGCACACTTGCTTTTAGACTATTagtctccaatttttaaaatatcactctcTATCCTGAGGGACAGGACACGCTCCCGTGAGTAACACGGCACACCATTTTAGGAACTGTCTCCCTAAAGGAGGCCTGTTTAAGGGGACCTGTCCCAAACTGTCATTCTAACGTTGCATTCAAAAATCCGGAGACTAAAACAGGATGTGTAAGGAACACCTCTCAGGAGAAATGAGTAAGAAACGGAGGGAAACAAAAGAGGGGGGTCTAAAGGAAACGAATGCAAAATGTGGTTTCAGTTCAATTCTACCCTCACGTTCCGACCCCACAGATGAGGGGTGTGGACCGTGTTCCGGGCCTGCTCCTCTTAGACGCGAAGGGGTTGGGCCTATGTACTCCTACATCACTTATCACTACCCGTGGACAACCCTTGGTGGGTAGAAATGATGGAGGGGGCAGACTTCCAGGTGTGGTCCACCCCTAGGCCGAGACAATTGCCTGCAGAACAGTGTGGGTGAACAGTGTGAGCCACGAGTAGTCCATACTCTGCACTAGCGTGCGGATCAGGGCATTTATGGAAAAAGGGATGCGAATGAGTATCACATAGCTACCTCCAGCTCTGCTCGTGTCTATGGATTACCCTCATTAACCTCCCTCCATGCGCTTTGCCACAAGTTCCAGAAGAACCTACAAGAGGGGAGTTAGTGGGTGGCTCCTCGCCTCCTTTAGCTGACTTGCCTGGGGCACTGACCTCCATCCCCATCCCTCAGAGCCCTGAGCCCGTCGTTCCTATGTCCTCTTCAGGCTACACTACTTGCTCATCAGCGGTTGATACTGCAAAGTGGAATACCAAGAACGCCCCTGCAGATCACCTCAATGCTAAACATCTTCCTGACGGCTCCCATAGCTCCCTTCCTTGCTTGATGATTTCCTGGCACTAGAAACCCAAAGGGATAAGGTGACAGCCAGAGTTTTCATGCCGATCAGAATTTTACCACGTCCCCCTCCAGCTAGCTGTCCACTCTTAGAACCATGACCCCTAGATGCACACAGCCTACAATTATGGTAGAAGGAGCCACAAATTCCCCCAAATGGATCACCGGGATGAAGATAATGAGGAAACTTCTCCTTTCACTCTAACATCTAGAACGGGGTATTCAAACAGGGGCCATGAAAGATTTTGGATCTCCTGCAATCTGTTCAATTCAGATCCCATGTCCAACAGCCTGCCAACATAGGAGTATTCCAGCTTGCCCTGGGTCAATGGCTATAGATTCTTGGGCAACGACCAAGGATATTCGATGATATACACTTGCCGTGATCCTTCATCCAAGAAGACTGGTCTCTCCAACGACGGGTTAATGGGTCTGAGAATAGCCTGAGGTCTACAAACTGTGTCAAGAATCATGACCTTCTACGGGGGTCAATGACCTCAGCCTTTGTTCTTATATTCGTAAGCTCTTTTAAATACACACGTGGCAGACGGGGgtgtgtgcgcatgcacacacacacacacacacacacacgacatagATATACACATAGATATAGACACAGAGTCTGTTTGATGTTCTAGATCAAAAGAGATCtatggtaaaagcaaacatattgaAACGGCAGTCGCCTCAACGGCTGTGGGGACTTACTAAGGGACAAGCGGGCACTTTCTGgtataatggaaatgttctatccTGATAGATGTGGGAATTCCACGGGTGGGTTTCTGAGTATCAAACAAAATCCATCACTATGGAGGACGACACTTAGGATTTTTTGAATCTCAATGTGTGCACATTccaccaaaaatataaaatcaatcaGGAAATGTAAACAAGAAATAGTGACTAAAccatttatttatgaataaatctCTGTCTTTACCAAATTCTCATCTTGGCTACTTTGCCTTAAACACCATTGTTGAAGTTGCATTACACTACTACGAGCTCTTCTGATGTTTTTTTACATAGTCTACTGCTGgtaagggggtgtgtgtgtggctatgGGGGGCGCTGCTTCCAGTAACTGAAAAGGAACAGGAAGGAACTTGATAGAGGAACTTCCTCAAAGCACGAATGAACAGAATGAACGAGTAGGTCCCTAAGTGTGGTCCTTGGGCCTTCGGCACCAACATCATCGGGGtacttgttagaaatgccaaaCCTCAGGCTCCCCGTGTAATCACAACCTGTAGCGTTTGTCCCGACAGATTTCATAGGCCCTTTCGATGACTTGCTGCATGCTAAAGTTGGACTATCACTAAgcggagaagaaggagaaatagtAACTAAATGAAGTTACCTTGACTAAGATCCATACACATTTCAAATGcatccccccaccaaaaaacaaacagacagacagacagacaaacaaacaaacaaaaaacatgtgcTATAGATCTCCCAGCTCTGGAGATAAATTCTGAGGAGAGGCACCTTCTGATTATTCAACATATCCTTTTTGCTCTGTGGAAGAGTATTTTCAATTAAGAATgacataagaataaaaatgaggCTAAGTTTTTCGGACCGTAAAGACCATccagagaaatgcaacagaaaaataTGTGACGGCAAAGTTAGCACTTAATGAACTACGACTCAGGGCAGTGACGGGAACCGTACAGACAATGGCCTGCCACGGTTTCAGGGTAGACAACGTGATCCCAAAGGTAGAAACACCCAGGAAAACCCATGCCAGTGGCAGGGATCAacaacatcacacacacatagacaGCTGTCCCCTTCCTCATTGCTCAACAATGACCCGTAATATAGGGCCTTTTCCTCTTGTCTTGTGCCACTTCTCACATGCCACACGGTGCACGTGGGATTTCCTCCCCGCTGATCACGGGAAGAAATGCACGACCAGAGATGTGTTGGCCCGGATCCCATCCTGCTAGGGGatccaggaggggagaggaagaaatgtaATTGCAAAGGCCACCTATCACATAACAGCCCtctgtggaggaagaggaggagacgGCGGTCCAGAAGATGCCAGTGGGTGTGAGTCAGGAGGAAAAAGGAGGCCAGATAGAATTGATCAcatctagaaaagaaaatttgtttccCATGAGTTTAAACCATTACATAGACAAACACTGTTGTGTACCTGATAATTACTTAAATGTTAGGTAAACAACAACAAGGAAGATGTGTTGACAAACCACCCTGTTCGGGCGGTATATAGAGGCCATGGCGCAAGGAGACCTCCACACTCAAGACCTTCACTTTCCTGCAAACCCACCCAGAACCTCCACCCTCTGACACCATGGTCAACTCCTGTTGTGGCTCCGTCTGCTCTGACCAGGGCTGTGGCCAGGAGACCTGCTGCCGCCCCACCTGCTGCCAGACCACCTGCTGCCGCCCCAGCTGCTGTGTGTCCAGCTGCTGCCGCCCCTCCTGCGGTGGCTCCAGCTGCTGCGGCACCAGCTGCTGCAGGCCCAGCTGCTGCATCTCTAGCTGCTGCCGCCCCACCTGCTGCCAGACCACCTGCTGCAGGACCACCTGCTGCAGGACCACCTGCTGCCGCCCCAGCTGCTGTGTGTCCAGCTGCTGCCGGCCCTCCTGCGGTGGCTCCAgctgctgtggctccagctgctgcaggCCCAGATGCTGCATCTCTAGCTGCTACCACCCCACCTGCTGCCAGACCACCTGCTGCCGCCCCAGCTGCTGCATCTCCAGCTGCTGCCGCCCCTCCTGCGgtggctccagctgctgcaggCCCAGCTGCTGCATCTCTAGCTGCTGCCGCCCCACCTGCTGCCAGACCACCTGCTGCAGGACCACCTGCTGCCGCCCCAGCTGCTGTGTGTCCAGCTGCTGCCGCCCCAGCTGTTGCTAGACCACCTGCTGCTGCCCAACCTGCTCTAGTGGCTTCTGCTGCTGAGTATCCTGGCCAGCACCCCGCTCTCTTTCATCAGCCAATCTTCTTGATGTAGTCCAACCGCGAGCTGAATCATGAGAGGCCAACTGAGGTCAAACCTCAGTTCCGGCGGACTTTTCAACTGAGTTGGCCTCCAAACACGGCCCCTCACCACcaacaccctcctccccacctccttcttaCTAGCTCCCTCCCAAATGAATACAGAGCTTGAACGTTCTCTGAGATCTGTCAACCAGCATGTCATCCCAATCACATTTTTGTTTCCTGCCAGGTTTCCTCATATGGAGATGTTCCTAtatcttaaataaatcttaaactcTCCAGGCATACAGATCGAAGGGCACTGTGTCTCATTAGTTTTCCCTCATGAACTGTTATCCGTAGCTGTCGGATTGTGGTTCTGGTGTTCCCTGCAGAAAGAGGAGTCCACAGTAGATGACTTTCAGATTTGCACCGCTATTCCCCCAGCACTCCCCGTGCTCACACTGACACTGGTGGGCTACAGCCAGCACCTGGAGCTCTCTGCGGAGGGCTTTGTCTAGGTGACGGAGGAAGCTCTCGGCAGGCCAGAGGTAGGGAAAGTAAGTCTCTAGGAGAAGTCCTCAACCAGTGGGCAGCACCTGGTGGATAAGCGCCCTAGCCTCTTTCCCCTTCAGTGGGGCGTGTGAGACCAGAGGTCCTCAGCCAGGACGGAACCCCAGGCTCCTACAGGAGTCATGCGCTCTTGAAATCGTTCTGGTTTGGCTCCCATCCCTTCCCTGCATCGTTTCTCAGGTTCCCTACAGCACTTCTTGAGATCATCTCCCAAACCAACTACTTGCTCTCAAACCCCTGTTTTGTGAGTCTGCTCCTGACATCACCCTAACACCAGCGTTCTGAATCTCAGTATCAGTGCCTTCAAAACATTTCCATACAAGAGGAATGGTAACAATGGTGGCAGTCAACTCTTGGAACCTATTCTCCATGGATGCACTTAATCTTTTCACAGTATGCTGTTTCTTCTTACCGTTCTTTGCACACTTGCTTTTAGACTATTagtctccaatttttaaaatatcactctcTATCCTGAGGGACAGGACACGCTCCCGTGAGTAACACGGCACACCATTTTAGGAACTGTCTCCCTAAAGGAGGCCTGTTTAAGGGGACCTGTCCCAAACTGTCATTCTAACGTTGCATTCAAAAATCCGGAGACTAAAACAGGATGTGTAAGGAACACCTCTCAGGAGAAATGAGTAAGAAACGGAGGGAAACAAAAGAGGGGGGTCTAAAGGAAACGAATGCAAAATGTGGTTTCAGTTCAATTCTACCCTCACGTTCCGACCCCACAGATGAGGGGTGTGGACCGTGTTCCGGGCCTGCTCCTCTTAGACGCGAAGGGGTTGGGCCTAT from Ursus arctos isolate Adak ecotype North America unplaced genomic scaffold, UrsArc2.0 scaffold_24, whole genome shotgun sequence encodes the following:
- the LOC125283419 gene encoding keratin-associated protein 4-7-like, with product MVNSCCGSVCSDQGCGQETCCRPTCCQTTCCHPSCCVSSCCRPSCSGSSCCGSSCCRPSCCISSCCRPTCCQTTCCRPSCCQTTCCRTTCSRPSCCVSSCCRPSCGGSSCCGSSCCRPRCCISSCYHPTCCRPSCCISSCCRPSCGGSSCCRPSCCISSCCRPTCCQTTCCRTTCCRPSCCVSSCCRPSCC
- the LOC125283418 gene encoding keratin-associated protein 4-3-like, which produces MVNSCCGSVCSDQGCGQETCCRPTCCQTTCCRPSCCVSSCCRPSCGGSSCCGTSCCRPSCCISSCCRPTCCQTTCCRTTCCRTTCCRPSCCVSSCCRPSCGGSSCCGSSCCRPRCCISSCYHPTCCQTTCCRPSCCISSCCRPSCGGSSCCRPSCCISSCCRPTCCQTTCCRTTCCRPSCCVSSCCRPSCC